The following are encoded in a window of Pieris napi chromosome 23, ilPieNapi1.2, whole genome shotgun sequence genomic DNA:
- the LOC125061616 gene encoding ankyrin repeat, SAM and basic leucine zipper domain-containing protein 1 — MYYGTGFTSEETDSDEFLFDDEPKKRKNYFTFQENAVKKTENKLQAAIINGDLKEVEKIIDLELNNVNFKLDSGWTALMHACFHAQKKIVDFLLEKGADPNLHSDSVTPVMVACSNTNASEDIFYDIVNNLIAHNCLLNIGDKYGQTPLMRAVGSGLVTVVQLLLSKDINIEMRDRQGWTALFWASHHNQAKILEILIEKGARVKEVDMNGRTVMDIAQSHGYPEIIETLSKYFVMDDEEIYEQDINELTTWQDYYPGMNSDERPKYTNEISHLLYGMNCERLSGVIIKNNVDLRSFLLLEDDGMRELGIDMPFERQRLKYGLRAFHTKSWKLNTVAGLHVNKGDNYNVVDCLSILGSHLQQIYILEATIQYVLRDYCRIQNQIKFEPPDSPITRQMQVGVKKILGNINSIRREVKAMKGIHTKISKNNPKPADLIKEKSTKDIAFGYLTEILAVCSLGVLTYTAKNYVTSFIRK, encoded by the exons atgtaTTACGGTACAGGTTTTACTTCTGAAGAGACAGACAGTGACGAGTTTTTATTTGATGATGAGCCG AAAAAGCGTAAAAACTACTTCACCTTTCAAGAGAATGCAGTTAAAAagactgaaaataaattacaagcaGCTATAATAAATGGTGACCTTAAAGAGGTAGAGAAAATTATAGATCTTG agttaaacaatgtaaattttaaactgGACAGTGGATGGACAGCTCTCATGCATGCTTGTTTTCATGctcaaaagaaaattgttgATTTTCTTCTTGAAAAAGGTGCAGATCCAAATCTACATTCAG atTCCGTGACTCCTGTGATGGTAGCATGTTCGAATACCAATGCAAGTGaagacatattttatgatatagtaaataacttaattgcACACAATTGTTTACTGAACATTGGTGATAAATATGGGCAAACACCGTTAATGAGAGCTGTTGGCAGTGGTTTAGTAACAGTGGTACAACTTCTACTATCAAAggatataaatattgaaatgcGAGATAGACAAGGATGGACT GCACTTTTCTGGGCATCACATCACAATCAAGCTAAAATTCTAGAAATTCTAATAGAAAAAGGCGCGAGAGTTAAAGAAGTAGATATGAACGGTAGAACTGTCATGGATATAGCACAATCTCACGGATATCCAGAGATTATAGAAACGCTtagcaaatattttgtaatggaCGACGAAGAAATTTACGAACAAGATATAAACGAATTGACCACTTGGCAAGATTATTATCCGGGAATGAATAGCGATGaaag accAAAATACACCAATGAAATATCACATCTTTTATACGGTATGAATTGTGAAAGATTAAGTGGtgtcattataaaaaataatgtcgatTTGAGGAGCTTTCTACTTCTAGAAGATGATGGTATGAGAGAACTGGGGATTGACATGCCATTTGAAAGACAAAGACTGAAATATGGACTCAGAGCGTTTCATACAAAATCATGGAAATTGAATACAGTTGCCGGACTTCATGTTAACAAAGGAGATAATTATAA tgtCGTGGATTGCCTGTCAATTCTAGGAAGTCATttacaacaaatatatatattggaaGCGACAATACAGTATGTTCTACGTGATTACTGTCGGATCCAAAATCAGATTAAATTTGAACCACCAGATTCGCCCATTACTAGACAGATGCAAGTCGGTGTTAAGAAAATCTTGGGAAATATCAACAGTATTAGACGGGAGGTCAAAGCTATGAAAGGAATTCATAcaaag ATAAGTAAGAATAATCCTAAACCAGCTGATCTGATCAAAGAGAAGTCAACCAAAGACATCGCATTTGGATACCTCACTGAAATTTTAGCTGTTTGCTCCTTAGGAGTTCTTACCTACACTGCCAAAAACTATGTTACaagttttataagaaaataa
- the LOC125061618 gene encoding heat shock protein beta-1 isoform X2, whose product MADSGLKRNIPIKLGDFSVIDTEFSSIRERFDAEMHKMEEEMSKFRSELMNRESNNFFKSTTSSTTSSQHSDSRQLAEPSHWDSLNSPLIQDEGDGKSLKLRFDVSQYTPEEIVVKTVDNKLLVHAKHEEKSETKSVYREYNREFLLPKGTNPEAIKSSLSRDGVLTVEAPLPQLAITDRNIPIQKH is encoded by the exons ATGGCTGACAGTGGACTTAAGAGGAATATCCCAATCAAGCTCGGAGATTTCTCCGTCATAGACACAGAGTTCTCCAGTATTAGGGAGAGATTCGACGCTGAAATGCATAAAATGGAGGAAGAGATGAGCAAATTCCGATCGGAACTTATGAACAGGGAGAGCAACAATTTCTTCAAGAGCACCACAAG CTCTACCACATCATCACAGCACAGTGACAGCAGACAGTTGGCCGAGCCCAGCCATTGGGACAGCCTGAACTCTCCCCTCATCCAAGACGAAGGTGATGGCAAGAGCCTGAAACTCCGCTTTGACGTCAGCCAGTACACTCCCGAGGAAATCGTCGTCAAGACTGTTGACAACAAATTATTG GTACACGCCAAACATGAAGAAAAATCTGAAACCAAGTCAGTATACCGTGAGTACAACAGGGAGTTCCTCCTGCCCAAAGGCACGAACCCAGAGGCAATCAAGTCCTCTCTGTCCCGCGACGGTGTCCTCACCGTGGAGGCACCCTTACCACAACTGGCGATCACCGACAGGAACATCCCCATCCAGAAACACTGA
- the LOC125061618 gene encoding heat shock protein 30C isoform X1: protein MADSGLKRNIPIKLGDFSVIDTEFSSIRERFDAEMHKMEEEMSKFRSELMNRESNNFFKSTTRSYNFESVSSGGVTKSSESSTTSSQHSDSRQLAEPSHWDSLNSPLIQDEGDGKSLKLRFDVSQYTPEEIVVKTVDNKLLVHAKHEEKSETKSVYREYNREFLLPKGTNPEAIKSSLSRDGVLTVEAPLPQLAITDRNIPIQKH from the exons ATGGCTGACAGTGGACTTAAGAGGAATATCCCAATCAAGCTCGGAGATTTCTCCGTCATAGACACAGAGTTCTCCAGTATTAGGGAGAGATTCGACGCTGAAATGCATAAAATGGAGGAAGAGATGAGCAAATTCCGATCGGAACTTATGAACAGGGAGAGCAACAATTTCTTCAAGAGCACCACAAG GTCTTACAATTTCGAATCTGTTTCCTCCGGTGGAGTAACGAAGTCGTCAGAGAG CTCTACCACATCATCACAGCACAGTGACAGCAGACAGTTGGCCGAGCCCAGCCATTGGGACAGCCTGAACTCTCCCCTCATCCAAGACGAAGGTGATGGCAAGAGCCTGAAACTCCGCTTTGACGTCAGCCAGTACACTCCCGAGGAAATCGTCGTCAAGACTGTTGACAACAAATTATTG GTACACGCCAAACATGAAGAAAAATCTGAAACCAAGTCAGTATACCGTGAGTACAACAGGGAGTTCCTCCTGCCCAAAGGCACGAACCCAGAGGCAATCAAGTCCTCTCTGTCCCGCGACGGTGTCCTCACCGTGGAGGCACCCTTACCACAACTGGCGATCACCGACAGGAACATCCCCATCCAGAAACACTGA